GCTCGGGGTCATAGCCGACATTGCGCAGCACGTTCGGGTGGACCATGCCCGAGCCCAGGATCTCGAGCCAGCCCGACTGCTTGCAGAGGCGGCAGCCGGAGCCGCCGCAGCCGAAGCAGCGCACGTCGGCCTCGGCCGAGGGCTCGGTGAACGGGAAGAACGACGGCCGGAAGCGGATGCTCGCGCCGGGACCGAACATCTCGCGCGCGAAGTGCTCGAGGGTGCCCTTGAGGTCGCCCATGGAGATATTCGTGTCCACGGCCAAGCCTTCCACCTGATGAAACATGGGTGAGTGCGTGGTGTCGGCGTCCCGACGGTACGTCTTGCCCGGGAAGATATACCGCACGGGCGGCGGCTGCGCCTTCATGGTCCGGATCTGCACCGGCGAGGTATGGGTGCGGAGCAAGGTATCCGCGGAGAGGTGGAAGGTGTCCTGCATGTCGCGGGCAGGATGATCGTCAGGGAAGTTGAGGGCGGCGAAGTTGTAGTAGTCGGTCTCGACCTCCGGGCCCTCGGCGACGGAGAAGCCAAGCCCCGCGAAGATCTCGATGATCTCGTCCTCGACGCGGATGAGCGGGTGCATGGCGCCGGGGAGAATCGCCCGCCCCGGCAAGGTCAGATCGAGCCGTGGCGACTGCAGGGCCTGGCGGTGCTCTTCGGCCTTGAGGGCGACGAGGCGTGCCGCGAGCTCGGCCTCGAGCCGCTCCTTGGCGCGGTTGACCTCCTGGCCGAAGCGCGGGCGGTCGGCGGCCGGCACCTTGCCGAGCCCGCGCAGGAGCGCCGTCAGCTCGCCCGAGCGACCGAGCACGCGCACGCGCACCTGCTCGAGGGCGGACGTGGATCGGGCCCCGGCGATGTCCGCCAGGGCCCGATCGAGAATTTCCTGGACCCGCGGGTCCCCTGCCAAGGCTCTCAGCCCCGCTGCGCGGCGACTTTCTCGGCCAGCTTCGCGAAGGCCGGCGGATCGGAGACGGCGAGCTCGGCCAGGATCTTCCGGTCGAGCATGATGCCGGCATTCTTGAGTCCGGCCATGAACACCGAGTACGACAGGCCCACCTGCCGGCAGGCGGCGTTGATGCGGATGATCCAGAGCGCGCGCGCCCGGCGCTTCTTCTGCTTGCGTCCCCGGTAGGCGAAGGCGCCGGCCCGGAGCACCGTCTCGGCGGCTGTGCG
The DNA window shown above is from Candidatus Methylomirabilota bacterium and carries:
- the pheS gene encoding phenylalanine--tRNA ligase subunit alpha, with product MAGDPRVQEILDRALADIAGARSTSALEQVRVRVLGRSGELTALLRGLGKVPAADRPRFGQEVNRAKERLEAELAARLVALKAEEHRQALQSPRLDLTLPGRAILPGAMHPLIRVEDEIIEIFAGLGFSVAEGPEVETDYYNFAALNFPDDHPARDMQDTFHLSADTLLRTHTSPVQIRTMKAQPPPVRYIFPGKTYRRDADTTHSPMFHQVEGLAVDTNISMGDLKGTLEHFAREMFGPGASIRFRPSFFPFTEPSAEADVRCFGCGGSGCRLCKQSGWLEILGSGMVHPNVLRNVGYDPEQVTGWAFGMGVERVAMLKYRIDDIRLFFENDLRFLGQFAS
- the rplT gene encoding 50S ribosomal protein L20, which encodes MPRAKGGSKTRQRRKKILKRAKGYFGGRRKLYRTAAETVLRAGAFAYRGRKQKKRRARALWIIRINAACRQVGLSYSVFMAGLKNAGIMLDRKILAELAVSDPPAFAKLAEKVAAQRG